From Streptomyces sp. NBC_00690, a single genomic window includes:
- a CDS encoding CobW family GTP-binding protein, which translates to MSSLPDPSRQIPVIVLAGFLGSGKTTLLNHLLRASRGTRIGAIVNDFGSIEIDAMTVAGQLGDSTVSLGNGCLCCAVDASELDVFLDKLTRPAARLDVIVIEASGLAEPSELVRMLLASENERMVYGGLVEVVDAAEYETTRERHPEIDRHLALADLVVLNKTDRVDRDALDRLRKELKAPGTLVESRYGRVDPELFFDRRPSTERVGQLAFDDLLTDDLLTDDVCEGRSGCGHEHHLHTSYESVAFTSSAPLHPRRLLDFLDTRPEGLYRIKGFIDFGAADPRNRYAVHAVGRFLRFYPEPWPRGAERLSQLVLIGAGVDGPTLLGELDATRVHDQDEASDERSMWGVLRYVQEPSEESDDAHDADGSDRDSAPDAVARSRETIESYAWTGPGEEA; encoded by the coding sequence GTGAGTTCGCTTCCAGATCCGAGCCGACAGATCCCCGTCATCGTCCTCGCGGGCTTCCTCGGATCGGGGAAGACCACCTTGCTCAACCATCTGTTGCGGGCGAGCCGAGGCACCCGCATCGGAGCGATCGTCAACGACTTCGGGTCGATCGAGATCGACGCCATGACGGTCGCCGGTCAACTCGGCGACTCCACGGTCTCGCTCGGCAACGGCTGTCTGTGCTGCGCCGTGGACGCCAGCGAACTCGATGTCTTCCTCGACAAGCTCACCCGGCCCGCTGCCCGCCTCGATGTGATCGTCATCGAGGCCAGCGGGCTCGCCGAACCCTCCGAACTGGTCCGGATGCTGCTCGCCAGCGAGAACGAACGGATGGTCTACGGCGGGCTCGTGGAAGTGGTCGACGCCGCCGAGTACGAGACCACCCGCGAACGCCACCCCGAGATCGACCGCCACCTCGCCCTCGCCGACCTGGTGGTGCTCAACAAGACCGACCGGGTCGACCGGGACGCGCTCGACCGGCTGCGGAAGGAACTCAAGGCCCCGGGGACCCTGGTCGAATCCCGCTACGGACGGGTTGACCCGGAGCTGTTCTTCGATCGCAGGCCCAGTACGGAACGGGTCGGCCAACTCGCCTTCGATGACCTTCTGACGGACGACCTTCTGACGGACGACGTCTGCGAGGGCCGGTCCGGCTGCGGCCATGAACACCACCTCCACACCTCGTACGAGAGCGTCGCCTTCACCTCCAGCGCGCCCCTGCATCCGCGTCGACTGCTGGACTTCCTCGACACCCGGCCCGAGGGGCTCTACCGGATCAAGGGGTTCATCGACTTCGGGGCGGCCGACCCCCGCAACCGCTACGCCGTGCACGCGGTCGGGCGGTTCCTGCGGTTCTATCCCGAACCCTGGCCGCGCGGTGCCGAGCGGCTGAGTCAACTGGTCCTCATCGGCGCCGGCGTCGACGGGCCGACCCTGCTGGGGGAGTTGGACGCCACGCGCGTCCACGACCAGGACGAAGCGTCCGACGAGCGCAGCATGTGGGGTGTGCTGCGCTATGTGCAGGAGCCGTCAGAGGAATCCGACGACGCCCATGACGCTGACGGCTCTGACCGCGATTCGGCGCCGGACGCCGTGGCCCGGAGCCGGGAGACGATCGAGTCGTACGCCTGGACCGGTCCAGGCGAGGAGGCGTAG
- a CDS encoding citrate synthase/methylcitrate synthase produces the protein MSEEETMHTTAEAISAPAVPRGLAGVIVTDTGIGDVRGREGFYHYRQYNAVELAANRSFEDVWHLMVHGRLPDAAEQADFLARTAALRALPAEMRSVLPAISRATSPSGPLAGLRTALSMFGALAGLSPVYDLDDEGRRNDALAACAVVPTLLTALYRLGQGLAPVEPRTDLPYAANYLYMLTGTEPDPGRARAIEQYLISTIDHGFNASTFTGRVIASTGADVVACLTGAIGALSGPLHGGAPSRALDALDAIGTPDRIRPWVRERVIAGDRIMGFGHPVYRTQDPRSQMLRTIAEGFGGPLVDFAVQMEAEVEQLLAELKPGRELHTNVEFYAGVVMELCGLPRSMFTPTFCAARVIGWSANILEQAADSKIIRPAARYAGPPPPQPVPVL, from the coding sequence ATGTCTGAGGAGGAGACCATGCACACCACTGCCGAAGCGATCTCAGCCCCCGCCGTACCGCGCGGACTCGCGGGCGTCATCGTCACCGACACCGGGATCGGGGACGTCCGCGGCCGGGAGGGCTTCTACCACTACCGCCAGTACAACGCCGTGGAACTGGCCGCCAACCGCAGCTTCGAGGACGTCTGGCACCTGATGGTGCACGGACGGCTGCCCGATGCCGCCGAACAGGCCGACTTCCTCGCCCGCACCGCCGCGCTGCGGGCCCTCCCCGCGGAGATGCGCTCCGTACTGCCCGCCATCTCCCGGGCTACCTCCCCTTCCGGGCCCCTCGCCGGACTGCGCACCGCCCTGTCGATGTTCGGCGCGCTCGCCGGGCTGAGCCCGGTGTACGACCTGGACGACGAAGGGCGCCGCAATGATGCACTCGCCGCCTGCGCTGTCGTACCCACCCTGCTCACCGCCCTGTACCGGCTGGGTCAGGGGCTCGCCCCCGTCGAACCGCGCACCGATCTGCCGTACGCCGCCAACTACCTCTACATGCTCACCGGCACCGAGCCGGACCCCGGCCGCGCACGGGCGATCGAGCAGTACCTCATCTCCACCATCGACCACGGTTTCAACGCCTCCACCTTCACCGGTCGGGTCATCGCCTCCACCGGGGCGGACGTCGTCGCCTGTCTGACCGGCGCGATCGGTGCGCTCTCCGGACCGCTGCACGGTGGCGCCCCGAGCCGTGCACTGGATGCTCTGGACGCCATCGGCACCCCCGACCGCATCCGCCCCTGGGTGCGGGAACGGGTCATCGCGGGTGATCGGATCATGGGCTTCGGGCACCCCGTCTACCGCACTCAAGACCCTCGCTCGCAGATGCTGCGCACCATCGCGGAGGGCTTCGGCGGACCGCTGGTCGACTTCGCCGTACAGATGGAGGCGGAGGTGGAACAGCTCCTGGCCGAGCTCAAACCGGGACGCGAACTGCACACGAACGTCGAGTTCTACGCGGGCGTCGTGATGGAGCTGTGCGGACTGCCGCGGTCGATGTTCACCCCGACGTTCTGTGCGGCCCGAGTGATCGGCTGGAGCGCCAATATCCTGGAGCAGGCGGCCGACTCCAAGATCATCCGCCCGGCGGCCCGCTATGCGGGTCCGCCCCCGCCCCAGCCCGTGCCCGTCCTGTGA
- a CDS encoding sensor histidine kinase, with product MSPEPTAPARRRRFGWPQRVFSQVLLMQLAIAAGVTVLATGFFLAPLSAQLDDQAMRRALAIAQTTASPEIADKLMNSRPTPQGPVQADAERIRQATDAEYIVIMDTGGVRWSHTSLKEIGRVVSTDPSVPLAGEEIMEIDSGTLGRSARGKVPLRDGTGRIVGAVSVGIEYDSVRDRLFSAIPGLLLYAGGALAAGSLAAYLISRRLQRQTHDLAFSDISALLAEREAMLHGIREGVVALDAHGRIRLMNDEAQRLLGIGPDAKGLPLDQVLGEGRTTDVLAGRVTGVDLVTVRGHRVLIANRMPTDDGGAVATLRDRTELEQLGRELDSTRGLIDALRAQDHEHANRMHTVLGLLELEMHHEAVEFITEVVGVHRATAEQVTEKIHDPLLASLLVGKATVAAERGVSLRVSPESLLPDRLVDPRGLVTVVGNLVDNAMDAAAGCEDAHIEVELHVEGRTVVLRVTDTGPGVPEAQRELIFTEGWTTKKLPAHGKRGLGLALVRRAAERQGGSAQVHEAPGGGAEFTVVLPEALSELSGPEMVEPEPVASGEAR from the coding sequence ATGAGCCCCGAACCGACCGCCCCGGCCAGACGACGGCGGTTCGGCTGGCCGCAGCGGGTCTTCTCCCAAGTCCTACTGATGCAGCTGGCCATCGCCGCCGGGGTCACCGTACTGGCCACCGGCTTCTTCCTGGCCCCGCTCAGTGCCCAACTGGACGATCAGGCGATGCGCCGCGCCCTGGCGATCGCGCAGACCACCGCGTCGCCGGAGATCGCCGACAAGCTGATGAACAGCCGCCCCACGCCACAGGGGCCGGTCCAGGCGGATGCCGAACGCATCAGGCAGGCCACGGACGCCGAGTACATCGTGATCATGGACACGGGTGGGGTCCGCTGGTCGCACACCTCGCTCAAGGAGATCGGCCGGGTCGTCTCCACCGACCCGAGCGTGCCCCTGGCCGGCGAAGAGATCATGGAGATCGACAGCGGCACCCTAGGCCGCTCGGCCAGAGGAAAGGTTCCGCTTCGGGACGGGACCGGTCGGATCGTCGGCGCGGTCTCGGTCGGCATCGAATACGACAGCGTCCGGGACCGACTGTTCTCCGCCATTCCTGGGCTGCTGCTCTACGCGGGTGGCGCACTTGCCGCGGGCTCTCTCGCCGCATACCTGATCTCCCGCAGGCTTCAGCGTCAAACCCATGACCTGGCCTTCTCCGATATCTCGGCACTGCTGGCCGAGCGAGAAGCCATGCTGCACGGAATACGCGAAGGGGTGGTCGCACTCGACGCCCATGGCCGGATACGGCTGATGAACGACGAGGCACAGCGACTGCTGGGCATCGGCCCGGACGCCAAGGGGCTCCCCCTCGACCAGGTGCTCGGCGAGGGCCGTACCACCGATGTCCTGGCCGGACGGGTCACCGGCGTCGATCTGGTGACCGTGCGCGGCCACCGGGTCCTCATAGCCAACCGGATGCCCACCGATGACGGAGGTGCGGTGGCCACCCTGCGCGATCGCACCGAACTGGAACAGCTGGGGCGGGAGCTGGACTCGACCCGCGGTCTGATCGACGCGCTCCGGGCCCAGGACCACGAGCACGCCAACCGCATGCACACCGTGCTCGGCCTGCTGGAACTGGAGATGCACCACGAGGCGGTCGAGTTCATCACCGAGGTGGTGGGCGTCCACCGGGCCACCGCCGAGCAGGTCACGGAGAAGATCCACGATCCGCTCCTCGCCTCGCTGCTGGTCGGCAAGGCGACGGTGGCCGCCGAGCGCGGTGTCTCCCTGCGCGTATCGCCGGAATCGCTGTTGCCTGACCGGCTGGTCGACCCCCGTGGACTGGTCACGGTGGTCGGCAACCTCGTGGACAACGCCATGGACGCGGCGGCCGGCTGCGAAGACGCCCATATCGAAGTGGAACTGCATGTCGAGGGCCGCACCGTGGTCCTCAGAGTGACGGACACCGGTCCCGGGGTCCCCGAGGCACAACGCGAGTTGATCTTCACGGAGGGCTGGACCACCAAGAAGCTCCCCGCCCACGGCAAGCGCGGCCTCGGGTTGGCGCTGGTGCGCAGGGCGGCGGAGCGTCAGGGCGGTAGCGCCCAGGTACACGAAGCGCCGGGCGGCGGAGCGGAGTTCACCGTCGTCCTCCCGGAAGCCCTGAGCGAACTCTCCGGGCCCGAGATGGTCGAGCCCGAGCCCGTCGCCTCCGGGGAGGCGCGATGA
- a CDS encoding citrate synthase encodes MTDHSADAPRLTTRETADRLGVKPATVYAYASRGQLTSRRDPEGRGSTFDAREVEALARKGRREPAAGGDTPRIRTRITLIDGDRYYFRGVDATELAGRHHYEQIAEWLWTGTLHTEVRFTAPPEALAAARRSIEALPESSGSADRLRVAAIAAGVTDPLRFDLGRDAVLGVARMLIPTLVDALPPCGEPPHPDAPIAERLWSRLTANRPDTASLRALDLALSLLIDHDLAASTLAVRVAASARAHPYAVVSAGLGTLDGPLHGAASGLAHRMLAEVLERGSAAAVVADHLRAGRPVPGLGHRLYSGPDPRAEALFAALERMPTAGAALGAARAVEAATARQTQLCGNVDLALATLSLASRMRPEAGETVFAVARTAGWIAHALEEYGEPGLRLRTSGQYDGPQPPRAVP; translated from the coding sequence ATGACCGACCACTCGGCCGACGCGCCCCGGCTGACCACCCGCGAAACCGCCGACCGGCTCGGGGTGAAACCCGCGACGGTGTACGCCTATGCGAGCCGGGGGCAGCTGACCAGCCGCCGCGATCCGGAGGGACGCGGCAGCACCTTCGACGCCCGCGAGGTCGAGGCGCTCGCCCGCAAGGGCCGACGGGAACCGGCCGCGGGTGGCGACACCCCCCGCATCCGTACCCGCATCACACTGATCGACGGCGACCGCTACTACTTCCGCGGGGTGGACGCCACCGAACTGGCCGGGCGCCACCACTACGAGCAGATCGCGGAGTGGCTATGGACCGGGACCCTGCACACCGAGGTCCGTTTCACCGCGCCCCCCGAAGCCCTGGCAGCGGCTCGACGCTCGATCGAGGCGCTGCCCGAGAGCAGCGGTTCGGCGGACCGGCTGCGCGTCGCGGCCATCGCCGCCGGGGTGACCGACCCCCTGCGCTTCGATCTGGGGCGGGACGCGGTGCTGGGCGTCGCCCGGATGCTGATCCCCACCCTGGTCGACGCCCTGCCGCCGTGCGGTGAGCCGCCTCACCCCGATGCCCCGATCGCCGAGCGGCTCTGGAGCCGGCTGACCGCGAATCGCCCGGACACCGCATCCCTGCGGGCCCTGGATCTGGCGCTCTCGCTGCTCATCGACCACGATCTGGCCGCCTCCACCCTGGCCGTACGGGTCGCGGCGTCCGCGCGGGCCCATCCGTACGCCGTGGTGTCAGCAGGGCTCGGGACCCTGGACGGGCCGCTGCACGGGGCGGCCAGCGGGCTCGCCCACCGGATGCTGGCCGAAGTACTGGAGCGGGGCAGCGCGGCGGCGGTCGTGGCGGACCATCTGCGGGCGGGCCGACCGGTACCGGGATTGGGGCACCGTCTCTACTCGGGTCCCGACCCCCGCGCAGAAGCCCTCTTCGCCGCCCTGGAGCGGATGCCGACGGCGGGAGCGGCCCTGGGGGCAGCCCGTGCGGTGGAGGCGGCGACCGCCCGCCAGACACAGCTGTGCGGCAATGTGGACCTGGCGCTGGCCACCCTGTCATTGGCCTCCCGGATGCGGCCTGAAGCGGGCGAGACCGTGTTCGCCGTGGCCAGGACCGCCGGCTGGATCGCCCATGCGCTGGAGGAGTACGGGGAGCCGGGGCTGCGGTTGCGCACCAGCGGCCAGTACGACGGTCCGCAACCGCCCAGGGCCGTGCCCTAG